One genomic region from Burkholderia latens encodes:
- a CDS encoding SDR family NAD(P)-dependent oxidoreductase encodes MSTSKVIIVTGASQGIGAETVSAFRAHGHRIVAVSRSIGPSDDPDLVTVAGDIGDPAVARRVVDTALQRFGRVDTLVNNAGIFIAKPFTQYTADDYAAVTRVNLDGFFHVTQQAIAAMQRTGGGHVVSITTSLVDHANSSVPSVLASLTKGGLNAATKSLAIEYAKAGIRVNAVSPGIIKSPMHAPDTHATLASLHPVGRMGEMSDIVGAILYLDSAPFVTGEILHVDGGQSAGH; translated from the coding sequence ATGAGCACTTCCAAAGTCATCATCGTTACCGGCGCATCCCAAGGCATCGGCGCGGAAACGGTCAGCGCATTTCGCGCGCACGGCCATCGGATCGTCGCGGTGTCACGTTCGATCGGACCGTCGGACGATCCGGATCTCGTCACCGTCGCGGGCGACATCGGCGATCCGGCCGTCGCCCGGCGCGTGGTCGACACCGCGCTCCAGCGCTTCGGCCGTGTCGACACGCTCGTCAACAACGCGGGCATTTTCATCGCGAAACCATTCACGCAGTACACCGCGGACGACTATGCGGCCGTCACGCGCGTGAACCTGGACGGCTTCTTTCACGTCACGCAGCAGGCCATTGCCGCGATGCAGCGCACCGGCGGCGGACACGTGGTCAGCATCACGACGAGCCTCGTCGATCACGCGAACAGCAGCGTGCCGTCGGTGCTCGCGTCGCTGACGAAAGGCGGGCTCAATGCGGCGACGAAGTCGCTCGCGATCGAGTATGCGAAGGCGGGAATTCGTGTGAACGCCGTGTCGCCCGGCATCATCAAGTCGCCGATGCACGCGCCCGACACGCACGCGACGCTCGCGTCGCTGCATCCGGTGGGCCGGATGGGCGAGATGAGCGACATCGTCGGCGCGATCCTGTATCTCGATTCGGCGCCGTTCGTCACCGGCGAGATCCTGCACGTGGACGGCGGCCAGAGCGCCGGGCACTGA